In Candidatus Roseilinea sp., one DNA window encodes the following:
- a CDS encoding universal stress protein, with protein MYTKILVPLDGSELSNAVLPHVRRVAQCSRASVVLLHALPEPVLGVNGLSKAMLERQAAADMPPMRAATAGHEQSGVTHSAAQALKPDLVEREIEAYRFLDAIAAELAQSCIVVRTRVVIAEPDEAILDIAAEEGADLIAMATHGRGGISRFLLGSVADRVVRHATAPVLLVRPAGLRESSSEELPTYRRILVPLDGSELANTVLPYVHSLATCTGAEVLLLQVVPEPAPEVIVTRAQFGWERVMSGSIASGSADLARWIEHATAAARDRLDAVATVLAESGIRVETTVSVGRPAEAILDMAEHQGADLIAMATHGYGGIRRFLMGSVADRVVRHASAPVLLVRPHP; from the coding sequence ATGTATACCAAGATCCTCGTCCCTCTGGATGGTTCGGAGCTGTCGAATGCGGTGCTGCCCCATGTGCGACGGGTAGCGCAATGCAGCCGCGCAAGCGTCGTATTGTTACATGCCTTGCCAGAGCCGGTGCTGGGCGTGAACGGCCTATCCAAGGCGATGCTGGAGCGCCAAGCGGCAGCCGATATGCCGCCGATGCGCGCCGCAACCGCAGGCCACGAACAGTCCGGCGTCACACACTCGGCGGCACAGGCGCTCAAGCCTGACTTGGTCGAGCGCGAGATTGAGGCATACCGGTTCCTCGACGCCATTGCCGCCGAATTGGCGCAGTCATGCATCGTGGTGCGTACGCGTGTCGTAATCGCCGAACCGGATGAGGCGATCCTCGATATCGCTGCCGAGGAGGGCGCCGATTTGATCGCTATGGCCACACACGGGCGCGGCGGCATCAGCCGCTTCCTGTTGGGCAGCGTCGCCGATCGCGTCGTCCGGCATGCCACTGCGCCGGTTCTGCTGGTGCGCCCGGCCGGCCTCCGCGAGAGTTCATCCGAGGAACTGCCCACATATCGGCGCATCCTCGTCCCGCTGGATGGCTCTGAGCTGGCCAACACCGTGCTGCCCTATGTGCACAGTCTAGCTACATGCACCGGCGCCGAAGTGCTGCTGTTGCAGGTCGTCCCCGAGCCGGCGCCGGAGGTCATCGTGACCCGCGCTCAGTTCGGCTGGGAACGCGTCATGAGCGGCTCGATCGCATCGGGCAGCGCCGATCTCGCTCGATGGATCGAACATGCGACGGCGGCCGCTCGCGATCGCCTCGACGCAGTTGCGACCGTCCTAGCCGAATCGGGCATTCGGGTGGAAACCACGGTGTCGGTTGGGCGGCCTGCCGAAGCGATTCTGGACATGGCAGAGCACCAAGGCGCGGATCTGATCGCGATGGCGACACACGGCTACGGCGGCATCCGGCGCTTCTTGATGGGCAGCGTTGCCGACCGTGTCGTGCGGCATGCCAGCGCGCCGGTGTTGCTGGTACGCCCTCATCCGTGA
- a CDS encoding sulfurtransferase produces the protein MSTSAYAHPEALVSTDWLAEHLNDPNVRIVESNEDPLLYDTGHIPGAIKIDWTTDLNDPVKRDYLDSARFSELLSSKGIANDSFVVFYGDKNNWWATYAFWVFQLFGHAKAAILNGGRKKWIDEGRPLTRDVPSYPRTEYKAPPRDDKTIRAFRDEVLKHVQNNGTLVDVRSPAEYTGERLHMPEYPNEGALRGGHIPGAKNIPWAQAVREDGTFKPREELEALYGSKGITPDKDIIAYCRIGERSSHTWYVLTYLLGYPRVKNYDGSWTEWGNSVGLPIEK, from the coding sequence ATGAGCACATCTGCATATGCCCATCCCGAAGCATTGGTCAGCACCGATTGGCTGGCCGAACATCTGAACGACCCGAACGTTCGCATCGTGGAATCGAACGAAGACCCGCTGCTGTACGATACCGGCCACATCCCCGGCGCGATCAAGATTGACTGGACGACCGACTTGAATGATCCGGTCAAACGCGACTACCTCGACTCGGCACGCTTCTCAGAGCTGCTCAGCAGCAAGGGCATCGCCAACGATTCGTTCGTGGTGTTCTACGGCGACAAGAACAATTGGTGGGCGACCTATGCCTTTTGGGTGTTCCAACTGTTCGGGCACGCCAAGGCCGCCATCCTGAACGGCGGGCGCAAGAAGTGGATTGACGAAGGCCGCCCGCTCACGCGCGATGTGCCGTCGTATCCGCGCACCGAGTACAAAGCGCCACCGCGCGACGACAAGACCATCCGCGCCTTCCGCGATGAGGTGCTGAAGCATGTGCAGAACAACGGCACCTTGGTAGATGTGCGCAGCCCGGCCGAGTACACCGGTGAACGCCTGCACATGCCCGAGTATCCGAACGAAGGCGCACTGCGCGGCGGCCACATTCCCGGCGCAAAGAACATCCCCTGGGCGCAAGCGGTGAGGGAAGACGGCACGTTCAAACCCCGCGAGGAACTCGAAGCGCTCTACGGCAGCAAAGGCATCACGCCGGACAAGGACATCATCGCTTACTGCCGCATCGGTGAGCGCAGTTCACACACGTGGTATGTGCTGACTTACCTGCTCGGCTACCCGCGCGTGAAGAACTACGATGGAAGCTGGACCGAGTGGGGCAACAGCGTCGGTCTGCCGATCGAGAAGTAG
- a CDS encoding methionine gamma-lyase, with product MESYHFDTRLVHAGERPAERVGWHNATPTSAPIHCSTTFLYPTAQALDAAFASGGDEVVYTRWGNPTVQVLEALMADLEEGRGAVACGSGMAALYLALLAAGTPRGATEPHPRHILASRDLYGTTETLLRDFFTAQSVAVSYCDMSDPAEVKAAIGAYEPDVVLLESLSNPLLKWADVEAIAHYAHQADARVIVDATLATPVLHRPLAQGADLVVHSATKYLSGHADATGGILVARTGLLLDMARRYAIQLGMILGPFEARLITRGIRTLGLRMRRQCESAMTIAQALQKHPRIRRVIYPGLPEHPHHSLMALQTCGQFGGLVSFELADATREAAFAFMNRLKLILPATSLGDIFSLITYPPISSHRELTEAERAAHGISDGLLRLSVGIEDPQDILADIEGAL from the coding sequence ATGGAGAGCTATCACTTCGACACCCGGCTGGTGCATGCCGGCGAGCGGCCGGCCGAACGCGTCGGCTGGCACAATGCGACGCCCACCAGCGCGCCGATCCACTGCAGCACCACCTTCCTATACCCCACCGCGCAGGCGCTGGACGCGGCATTCGCATCCGGTGGAGACGAAGTGGTTTACACCCGCTGGGGCAATCCCACCGTCCAGGTGCTCGAGGCACTGATGGCCGATCTGGAAGAAGGGCGCGGAGCAGTTGCCTGCGGCTCCGGCATGGCGGCGCTGTATCTGGCGTTGCTGGCGGCCGGCACGCCGCGCGGCGCAACCGAGCCGCACCCACGCCACATCCTCGCCTCACGCGACCTCTACGGCACGACCGAGACGTTGCTGCGCGACTTCTTCACCGCACAATCCGTCGCGGTGAGCTACTGCGACATGAGTGACCCGGCCGAGGTGAAAGCGGCGATCGGTGCCTACGAGCCGGACGTGGTGCTGCTCGAATCATTGTCCAACCCGCTGCTCAAGTGGGCCGACGTAGAGGCCATCGCGCACTATGCCCATCAGGCTGACGCGCGCGTGATCGTGGACGCTACGCTGGCCACGCCGGTGCTGCACCGGCCACTGGCGCAGGGTGCGGACCTCGTGGTGCATAGCGCGACGAAATATCTCAGCGGTCACGCCGATGCAACCGGCGGGATCCTCGTCGCACGCACCGGTCTGCTGCTCGACATGGCGCGGCGCTACGCCATCCAGCTCGGCATGATCCTCGGCCCGTTCGAGGCGCGACTGATCACGCGCGGCATCCGCACGCTGGGACTCCGCATGCGCCGGCAGTGCGAGAGCGCGATGACCATCGCGCAGGCGTTGCAAAAGCACCCGCGCATCCGGCGCGTGATCTATCCGGGCTTGCCCGAGCACCCCCATCACAGCCTGATGGCGCTGCAAACGTGCGGCCAGTTCGGCGGCCTGGTCTCGTTTGAATTGGCCGACGCCACGCGCGAAGCCGCCTTCGCGTTCATGAACCGGTTGAAGCTGATCCTGCCCGCGACCAGCCTGGGCGACATCTTCTCGCTGATCACCTATCCGCCCATTTCGTCGCACCGCGAATTGACCGAAGCCGAGCGGGCCGCGCATGGCATTAGCGATGGCTTGCTGCGGTTGTCGGTCGGGATCGAAGACCCTCAGGATATCCTGGCCGACATCGAGGGCGCACTATAA
- a CDS encoding ABC transporter permease, which produces MTLANSRALTGASPEAKRAGARIAARRWLALVAPVALLTAWFLATDVLRIFSPNQLPSPGQTLRTALEMIASGDLFRHIGASLGRVVLGFTVGAAIALVAGALVGLSRSVEAVVDPTLQALRNIPSLAWVPFLLLWLGIDEAPKITLIAIGAFFPVYLNLVSGIRQADRKLVEVGYVFGFRSFELVRRIVLPSASPYLLAGLRIGFGQAWLFLVAAELIASTRGLGFMLIDGQNSARPDIMLVSIITLALLGKLSDSALRVIERRALSWADVFQGR; this is translated from the coding sequence ATGACGCTGGCCAACTCACGCGCATTGACAGGAGCATCGCCGGAGGCGAAGCGAGCCGGCGCGCGCATCGCTGCACGCCGCTGGCTCGCCCTGGTCGCGCCGGTGGCGTTGCTCACCGCCTGGTTCCTGGCGACCGACGTGCTGCGCATCTTCTCGCCCAACCAACTGCCCTCGCCCGGCCAGACGCTGCGCACGGCGCTCGAGATGATCGCCAGCGGCGATTTGTTCCGCCACATCGGTGCCAGCCTGGGGCGCGTGGTGCTCGGCTTCACCGTTGGCGCAGCCATCGCCCTGGTCGCCGGTGCGCTCGTCGGGTTATCGCGCAGCGTCGAAGCGGTGGTTGATCCAACGCTACAGGCGCTGCGCAATATCCCCTCGCTGGCGTGGGTGCCGTTCCTGCTGTTGTGGTTGGGGATTGACGAAGCGCCGAAGATCACGCTGATCGCCATCGGCGCGTTCTTCCCCGTCTATCTCAACCTGGTCAGCGGCATTCGCCAGGCCGACCGCAAGCTGGTCGAGGTAGGCTACGTGTTCGGATTCCGCAGCTTCGAGCTGGTGCGCCGGATCGTGCTGCCGTCGGCATCGCCGTATCTGCTCGCAGGCTTGCGCATCGGCTTCGGCCAAGCCTGGCTGTTCCTGGTGGCTGCCGAGCTGATCGCCAGCACGCGCGGCTTGGGTTTCATGCTGATTGACGGCCAGAACAGTGCGCGTCCCGACATCATGCTGGTCAGCATCATCACCTTGGCGCTGTTGGGCAAGCTGAGCGACAGCGCACTGCGCGTCATCGAACGACGAGCACTGAGCTGGGCAGACGTCTTTCAAGGCAGATGA
- a CDS encoding electron transporter SenC, with translation MNTRSDGFKVFLGVLAGMAAIVIFGLLLSYAPQLATGPIPTPTPGGVAVSQYRTISNVTLIDQNNQPMALEALRGKPTLVAFGYTFCPDVCPLTMSDLRRVKRELGAAGDQVNFVFITVDPQRDTPEVIRRYVTAFDPAFIGLTGDEATLKKLIYEFDGLFEKQPPQSDNPQSYLVAHTSFIYLLDAQGKWRMKYSFGTPVEVITKDVQAMLRESA, from the coding sequence ATGAATACCCGAAGCGATGGTTTCAAAGTGTTCCTAGGGGTGCTGGCCGGCATGGCGGCCATCGTGATCTTCGGGTTGCTGCTCAGCTATGCGCCGCAACTGGCTACCGGCCCAATCCCGACGCCGACGCCCGGTGGTGTTGCCGTTAGCCAGTACCGCACCATCTCGAACGTCACACTGATTGATCAGAACAATCAGCCAATGGCGCTCGAGGCGCTGCGCGGCAAACCCACACTCGTCGCCTTCGGCTATACCTTTTGCCCAGATGTATGCCCACTGACCATGTCGGACTTGCGCCGAGTGAAGCGCGAGCTGGGTGCGGCTGGCGACCAGGTCAACTTCGTCTTCATCACGGTGGATCCGCAGCGTGATACGCCGGAGGTGATCCGGCGCTACGTGACGGCTTTCGATCCCGCCTTCATCGGCTTGACGGGCGATGAAGCCACGCTGAAGAAGCTGATCTACGAGTTCGATGGGTTATTCGAGAAGCAACCGCCGCAGAGCGACAACCCGCAGAGCTACCTGGTTGCCCATACCAGCTTCATCTATTTGCTCGACGCCCAGGGCAAGTGGCGGATGAAGTATTCCTTCGGTACGCCCGTCGAGGTCATCACCAAGGATGTGCAGGCGATGCTGCGCGAGTCGGCATGA
- a CDS encoding cysteine desulfurase-like protein yields the protein MFNLSAIRNEFPALAREHNGRPLIFFDAPGGTQVTRRCLDYMVEYLTRHNANTHGAFVTAQESDEIIEAAHEAAADLLNAERKEEIIFGQNMTSLTFALSRSIGRTLREGDEIILTRLDHDANFSPWRLMAEERGVRVHVVDIHPEDCTLVMEDFARYLNARTRLVAVGYVSNAVGTLNPVKQIAEMAHAAGAMVFVDAVAAAPHLPMDVRDLDADFLACSTYKFWGPHQGILYGKYDLLDRLPAYKVHPAGARPPHKFETGTQSHENQAGLLGVIEYLEWLATQADVAPQSDTSLRSPRAVAIHRAMRAVQMYEAELIGDLIERVTAIPGVRFFGIRERARMNQRVPTIAIRYKDEHPRATAERLAQHGICVWDGNYYAINLTERLGVEASGGMVRIGLTHYNTREEVNRLLDVLEA from the coding sequence ATGTTCAACCTCTCCGCCATCCGCAACGAATTCCCGGCGCTGGCGCGCGAGCACAATGGCCGGCCGCTGATTTTCTTCGACGCACCCGGCGGCACTCAGGTCACGCGCCGCTGCCTGGACTATATGGTCGAATACCTCACGCGCCACAACGCCAATACTCACGGCGCGTTCGTCACCGCGCAGGAGAGCGACGAGATTATCGAAGCGGCGCACGAGGCGGCTGCCGACCTGCTCAACGCCGAGCGCAAAGAGGAGATCATCTTCGGCCAAAACATGACCAGTCTGACCTTCGCGCTGAGCCGCAGCATCGGCCGCACGCTGCGCGAGGGCGACGAGATCATCCTCACCCGGCTGGACCACGACGCCAACTTCTCGCCTTGGCGGTTGATGGCCGAGGAACGCGGCGTTCGCGTGCACGTGGTGGACATCCATCCCGAAGATTGCACGTTGGTCATGGAGGACTTCGCGCGCTACTTGAACGCGCGCACCCGGCTGGTCGCCGTCGGCTACGTCAGCAACGCCGTCGGCACGCTCAACCCCGTCAAGCAGATCGCCGAGATGGCGCACGCCGCCGGCGCGATGGTCTTCGTGGATGCCGTCGCCGCCGCGCCGCACCTGCCGATGGACGTGCGCGACCTGGACGCCGACTTCCTGGCCTGCTCGACCTACAAGTTCTGGGGGCCGCACCAGGGCATCCTCTACGGCAAATATGACCTGCTCGACCGGCTGCCGGCCTACAAGGTGCACCCGGCCGGCGCCCGGCCGCCCCACAAGTTCGAGACCGGCACGCAGAGCCATGAAAACCAGGCCGGATTGCTGGGCGTGATCGAATATCTGGAATGGCTGGCGACGCAAGCCGACGTTGCGCCACAATCAGACACGAGCCTGCGCAGTCCCCGCGCCGTCGCGATCCATCGCGCCATGCGCGCCGTGCAAATGTACGAGGCCGAGCTGATCGGCGACCTGATCGAGCGCGTGACGGCGATTCCCGGCGTGCGCTTCTTCGGCATCCGCGAGCGTGCGCGCATGAATCAGCGCGTTCCTACCATCGCAATCCGCTACAAGGACGAGCACCCGCGCGCGACCGCCGAGCGGCTGGCCCAGCACGGCATCTGTGTGTGGGACGGCAACTACTACGCCATCAACCTAACGGAGCGGCTGGGCGTCGAGGCGAGCGGCGGCATGGTGCGCATCGGCCTCACACACTACAACACGCGCGAAGAGGTTAACCGGCTGCTCGATGTGCTCGAAGCGTGA
- the ssuB2 gene encoding aliphatic sulfonates import ATP-binding protein SsuB 2: MSSAIKIERVTKRFDGNLVLNELSLEVRPSEIVSLIGPSGCGKSTLLRLLSGLERDYDGRLLIDDQPVTGPSRAIGLMFQEPRLMPWLNVRDNVRFGLRKENGFEAPAATARVDDLLRQVKLDHAAGHLPRQLSGGMAQRAALARSLATEPGVLLLDEPFSAVDALTRMRLQELLLEVWQRTQVTMVLVTHDLDEALYLSDRVVVMSSRPASVREVLPVKSPRPRDRRDSELLRLRAHLLEALDVVHALESVDLPAGTPFGV, from the coding sequence ATGAGTAGTGCCATCAAGATCGAGCGTGTGACCAAGCGATTCGACGGCAACCTGGTGTTGAACGAGTTGTCGTTGGAGGTGAGGCCGTCCGAGATCGTCAGCCTGATCGGTCCGAGCGGCTGCGGCAAGAGCACGCTGCTGCGCTTGCTCTCCGGCCTGGAACGCGACTACGACGGTCGCTTGCTGATTGACGATCAGCCGGTGACCGGGCCAAGCCGCGCCATTGGGCTGATGTTCCAGGAGCCGCGGCTGATGCCCTGGCTGAACGTGCGCGACAACGTGCGCTTCGGTCTGCGCAAGGAGAACGGCTTCGAAGCGCCGGCCGCCACGGCTCGCGTGGACGACTTGCTGCGCCAGGTGAAGCTCGACCATGCCGCCGGCCATCTGCCTCGCCAACTCTCCGGCGGCATGGCGCAGCGTGCGGCGCTGGCGCGCTCGCTTGCGACGGAGCCGGGCGTGTTGCTACTCGACGAACCGTTCAGCGCGGTGGATGCGCTCACCCGTATGCGGCTGCAAGAACTGCTGCTCGAAGTCTGGCAGCGCACGCAAGTGACCATGGTGCTGGTGACGCATGACCTAGACGAGGCGCTCTACCTCAGCGATCGCGTCGTCGTCATGAGCAGCAGACCGGCGTCGGTGCGCGAAGTGCTGCCGGTCAAGTCGCCGCGCCCGCGTGACCGGCGCGACTCGGAGTTGCTGCGCCTGCGCGCACATCTGCTCGAAGCACTCGACGTCGTCCACGCCTTGGAATCCGTAGACCTGCCCGCAGGTACGCCGTTCGGCGTGTGA
- a CDS encoding amino acid ABC transporter substrate-binding protein, translating into MIRSRKALGLLVAVPMALAACAAPPAAAPAAPAAPVEVTRVVEVTRIVEVTAAPADVSAAAPTPAPAAPAAPSGFGETLKAIKARDKMICGVNSQVPGFGFVDPTGAFSGFDIDYCKALAAAIFNDVNKIEYRPLTAEQRFAALQSGEIDVLIRNTTWTLTRDTDNGANFVATTFYDGQGIMVPKDSNITKLEDLNGATICVQKGTTTELNLADQMAARNLQYTPAVFEDANGTFGAYAEGRCDAVTTDKSGLVSRRSVLPNPDDHVILDVTLSKEPLGPMVRHGDDQWFDIVQWTVFATFAAEEFGISSENVDSVAANDTRPEVRRLLGADEKVDLGAKLGLSKDWAVNVIKAVGNYGEIYDRNLGPNTKTAIPRGINSLYTQGGLLYSPPFR; encoded by the coding sequence ATGATACGGTCAAGAAAAGCGCTCGGTCTACTCGTTGCAGTTCCAATGGCGCTCGCAGCGTGCGCGGCGCCCCCCGCAGCGGCGCCCGCTGCTCCGGCGGCGCCGGTCGAAGTCACGCGCGTCGTCGAAGTGACGCGCATCGTCGAGGTGACCGCTGCCCCTGCGGATGTCAGCGCGGCTGCGCCGACGCCCGCGCCTGCTGCACCCGCGGCGCCGTCGGGCTTCGGCGAGACGCTCAAGGCGATCAAAGCGCGCGACAAGATGATCTGTGGCGTCAACAGCCAGGTGCCGGGCTTCGGCTTTGTGGATCCCACCGGCGCGTTCAGCGGCTTCGACATTGACTACTGCAAAGCCTTGGCCGCGGCCATCTTCAACGATGTGAACAAGATCGAGTATCGTCCCCTGACGGCGGAGCAGCGCTTCGCTGCTTTGCAGAGCGGCGAGATTGATGTGCTCATTCGCAATACCACGTGGACGCTCACCCGCGATACCGACAACGGCGCGAACTTCGTCGCCACCACGTTCTACGACGGCCAGGGCATCATGGTGCCGAAAGATTCCAACATTACCAAGTTGGAAGATCTGAACGGCGCGACGATCTGCGTGCAAAAGGGCACCACCACCGAGCTGAACCTCGCCGACCAGATGGCTGCGCGCAATCTGCAATACACGCCGGCGGTGTTCGAGGACGCCAACGGCACGTTCGGCGCCTATGCCGAAGGGCGCTGCGACGCGGTGACCACCGACAAGTCCGGCTTGGTGTCGCGCCGCTCGGTGTTGCCCAACCCCGACGATCACGTCATCCTGGATGTAACGCTGTCGAAGGAACCGCTGGGGCCGATGGTGCGCCATGGCGATGACCAGTGGTTCGACATCGTGCAGTGGACGGTGTTTGCCACCTTCGCTGCCGAGGAGTTCGGCATCAGCTCCGAGAACGTGGACAGCGTGGCCGCGAACGACACGCGCCCCGAAGTGCGGCGTTTGCTCGGCGCCGATGAGAAGGTGGACCTGGGCGCAAAGCTGGGCCTGAGCAAGGACTGGGCGGTGAACGTGATCAAGGCCGTCGGCAACTACGGCGAGATCTACGACCGTAATCTCGGCCCCAATACCAAGACGGCCATCCCGCGCGGCATCAACAGCCTCTACACGCAGGGTGGGCTGCTCTACTCGCCGCCGTTCCGCTAG
- a CDS encoding 1-phosphofructokinase, producing the protein MIVCVTPNPALDRTLIVPDFRLHGVSRATQVLTVAGGKGLNVARGILRLGGCALCAGLLGRHTGRHFAHLAEAEGLPGEWTWHEAETRCATIIVDGNGRDASLINEPGPPVSEETWQRFAQSVVACVSAHRASAVTFSGSVPTGPTPAMFAALLNACRALGVEVWVDSSGEWLRAAAGVAGINIKVNGDEIAALAGRAVEAPADALAVAHVLRERYAWRHCIVTLGGRGVAMVGVSGSWIAQPPTVRSVSSIGSGDVFLGALVHRLSQGATAPDALRSAVAAGAANAMSVGGGRFALEDYRAALAGTRLIPGT; encoded by the coding sequence ATGATCGTGTGTGTCACACCTAACCCGGCGCTCGATCGCACCTTGATCGTCCCGGATTTCCGACTCCACGGCGTCAGCCGCGCGACCCAGGTGCTGACCGTTGCCGGCGGCAAAGGACTAAACGTCGCACGCGGCATCCTCCGGCTGGGCGGCTGCGCGCTGTGCGCCGGCTTGCTGGGCAGGCATACCGGCCGGCACTTTGCCCACCTTGCCGAGGCCGAGGGACTGCCCGGCGAGTGGACGTGGCACGAGGCCGAGACGCGCTGCGCCACGATCATCGTGGATGGCAACGGGCGAGATGCCTCGCTCATCAACGAACCGGGGCCGCCTGTGAGCGAGGAAACCTGGCAGCGATTCGCGCAATCCGTCGTTGCCTGTGTGTCGGCCCACCGCGCAAGCGCGGTGACCTTCAGCGGCAGCGTCCCGACCGGTCCGACCCCGGCCATGTTCGCGGCGCTGCTCAATGCGTGTCGCGCGCTGGGGGTGGAAGTATGGGTGGATAGCAGCGGCGAATGGCTGCGTGCGGCTGCGGGTGTGGCCGGCATAAACATCAAGGTCAACGGCGATGAGATCGCGGCGCTGGCCGGGCGTGCTGTCGAAGCGCCAGCGGATGCGCTGGCCGTTGCGCATGTCCTCCGTGAACGATATGCGTGGCGGCACTGCATCGTCACGCTGGGCGGGCGAGGCGTTGCCATGGTCGGCGTGAGCGGTTCGTGGATCGCGCAGCCACCGACAGTGCGCAGTGTCAGCTCCATCGGCAGCGGCGACGTGTTCCTCGGCGCGCTGGTGCACCGGTTAAGCCAAGGCGCGACCGCGCCTGATGCGCTGCGCAGCGCGGTCGCAGCCGGAGCGGCCAATGCCATGAGCGTGGGCGGCGGCCGTTTCGCGCTGGAGGACTATCGCGCGGCGTTGGCGGGGACGCGCTTGATCCCCGGCACATGA
- a CDS encoding ribonuclease H — protein sequence MSKFYVVWKGRAPGVYDTWSEARAQVEGFAGARYQSFPNRAQAEAAFGAGDIMRGERAVPPSRLDQLPAKVRTGYAVDAAWNARSKVMSYRGVEIATGKEIFRDGPFEDATNNVGEFLAVVHALAWLKERDSRAPIYTDSNNAILWVAQGRCQTTLTRTPRNGTLFERIAQAERWLDEHEYCNAVLKWRTHEWGENPADFGRK from the coding sequence ATGTCCAAGTTCTACGTGGTGTGGAAGGGTCGCGCGCCGGGGGTGTATGACACCTGGTCGGAAGCGCGAGCACAGGTAGAGGGCTTCGCCGGCGCGCGCTACCAATCCTTCCCCAATCGTGCCCAGGCCGAAGCCGCGTTTGGAGCCGGCGATATTATGCGTGGTGAGCGGGCTGTGCCGCCGTCTCGACTCGACCAACTACCGGCCAAAGTGCGCACAGGCTACGCGGTGGATGCCGCGTGGAACGCGCGCTCGAAGGTGATGTCGTATCGCGGCGTCGAGATCGCCACCGGCAAAGAGATCTTCCGTGACGGGCCGTTCGAGGACGCAACGAACAACGTCGGCGAGTTCCTCGCCGTTGTGCATGCGCTGGCCTGGCTGAAGGAGCGCGACAGCCGCGCGCCGATCTACACCGACTCGAACAATGCCATCTTGTGGGTTGCGCAAGGCCGCTGCCAGACAACGCTGACGCGCACCCCACGCAATGGGACGCTGTTCGAGCGCATTGCGCAGGCCGAGCGCTGGCTGGATGAGCACGAGTATTGCAACGCCGTGCTGAAGTGGCGCACGCACGAGTGGGGCGAGAATCCGGCCGATTTCGGCAGGAAGTGA
- a CDS encoding hypothetical protein (possible pseudo, internal stop codon) translates to MVRKDSGIPPNHIILDATLSKEPLAPVMHQGDPQWLYLVDWVVFAVIAPPFQ, encoded by the coding sequence ATGGTGCGCAAAGACAGCGGCATCCCGCCAAACCACATCATCCTTGACGCGACGCTCTCGAAGGAACCGCTCGCGCCGGTGATGCATCAAGGTGATCCCCAATGGCTCTACCTGGTGGATTGGGTGGTGTTCGCGGTCATCGCGCCGCCGTTCCAGTAG
- a CDS encoding succinate--CoA ligase [ADP-forming] subunit alpha — MSILADKNTRLIVQGITGREGDFHARQMHAYSPIVVGGVTPGKGGMVTDYGVPVFDTVGQAVREVGATASVIYVPARFAPDAIMEAADAGIKLIVCITEGIPVIDMIRVRAYLDTKQSLLLGPNCPGLLTPGQAKIGIIPGNIAKPGNVGVVSRSGTLTYEAVNALTQAGMGQSTIVGIGGDPVRGLGFLEVIKMFNEDPETEKIVMIGEIGGSDEETTAAWIKDNVKKPMAGFIAGRSAPPGKRMGHAGAIIEGGMGTAESKIAAMKAAGIRMAELPTDIPELLR, encoded by the coding sequence ATGTCCATCCTCGCAGACAAAAACACACGCCTGATCGTGCAAGGCATCACCGGCCGAGAAGGCGACTTTCACGCACGCCAGATGCACGCTTACAGCCCGATCGTCGTGGGCGGCGTGACGCCCGGCAAAGGCGGCATGGTGACGGACTACGGCGTGCCGGTGTTCGACACCGTCGGCCAGGCCGTGCGCGAAGTGGGCGCCACCGCCAGCGTGATCTACGTGCCGGCCCGCTTTGCGCCCGACGCCATCATGGAAGCCGCGGACGCCGGTATCAAGCTGATCGTGTGCATCACCGAGGGCATTCCGGTGATAGACATGATCCGCGTGCGCGCTTACCTGGATACCAAGCAGTCGCTGTTGCTGGGCCCGAATTGCCCCGGCTTGCTCACGCCCGGCCAGGCCAAGATCGGCATCATCCCGGGTAATATCGCCAAGCCGGGTAACGTGGGCGTGGTGTCGCGCAGCGGCACGCTCACCTACGAAGCGGTGAACGCGCTGACGCAGGCCGGCATGGGCCAGAGCACCATCGTCGGCATCGGCGGCGACCCGGTGCGCGGCCTGGGCTTCCTCGAGGTGATCAAGATGTTCAACGAGGACCCGGAGACGGAGAAAATCGTGATGATCGGCGAGATCGGCGGCAGCGATGAGGAAACCACCGCGGCGTGGATCAAAGACAACGTAAAGAAGCCGATGGCCGGTTTCATCGCCGGTCGCTCGGCGCCGCCCGGCAAACGTATGGGGCACGCCGGCGCGATTATCGAAGGCGGCATGGGCACGGCAGAAAGCAAGATCGCCGCGATGAAGGCTGCCGGCATCCGCATGGCCGAGCTGCCGACGGACATCCCGGAACTGTTGCGATAG